A genomic window from Luteolibacter sp. LG18 includes:
- the gatB gene encoding Asp-tRNA(Asn)/Glu-tRNA(Gln) amidotransferase subunit GatB yields the protein MPYLVTIGLEVHCQVKTQTKMFCACRTSFAEDPNTNTCPVCLGLPGALPVLNREAIEKTLLTGLLLGCGSPEISFWDRKNYFYPDMPKNYQTTQMDKPLCLGGGVPLYDHCYPTDVRKNIKNPGKVVRLNRIHLEEDVAKSTHLGTTSVIDFNRAGTPLMEIVSEADLESAEEVCSYLRSLQMILVQGGVSDADMEKGQMRCDVNISLREKESDPLGTKVELKNLNSVSAIRRAIHFEVERQSEELDMGIPQIQSTRRWDDDRGETTILRTKENADDYRYFPCPDLLPVRTAPLLEKVLPLVPELPHQKAARFESEYGVTAYDASVLSSDKDLAVFFEEVSGHGAGAIAGKKVANFIINNLLGLLNERSIAIAECPVSTAKIHDLLALVEDGTLASSQAKEVFTVLFDSPDEAPAAIAKELGFEPTDAGELDTLCDQVIAANPEKVAEIKGGNDKLLNWLTGQVMKASSTKPNPKQVTDLLKAKLG from the coding sequence ATGCCCTACCTCGTCACCATCGGCCTCGAAGTCCACTGCCAGGTCAAAACGCAGACCAAGATGTTCTGCGCCTGCCGCACCTCGTTCGCGGAAGACCCGAACACGAACACCTGCCCGGTGTGCCTCGGCCTGCCCGGCGCGCTGCCGGTGCTGAACCGCGAGGCGATCGAGAAGACGCTGCTCACCGGCCTGCTGCTCGGCTGCGGCTCCCCGGAAATCTCGTTCTGGGACCGGAAGAACTACTTCTATCCGGACATGCCGAAGAACTACCAGACGACGCAGATGGACAAGCCGCTCTGCCTCGGCGGCGGCGTGCCCCTCTACGACCACTGCTACCCGACGGACGTCCGGAAGAACATCAAGAACCCCGGCAAGGTGGTGCGCCTGAACCGCATCCACCTTGAGGAAGACGTGGCGAAGTCCACCCACCTCGGCACCACCTCGGTGATCGATTTCAACCGCGCCGGCACCCCGCTGATGGAGATCGTCAGCGAGGCCGATCTCGAGTCCGCGGAGGAGGTCTGCTCCTACCTGCGCTCGCTGCAGATGATCCTCGTCCAGGGCGGCGTGTCCGATGCCGACATGGAGAAGGGCCAGATGCGCTGCGACGTGAACATCTCCCTGCGCGAGAAGGAATCCGACCCGCTCGGCACCAAGGTCGAGCTGAAGAACCTCAACTCCGTCTCGGCCATCCGCCGTGCGATCCATTTCGAGGTCGAGCGCCAGAGCGAGGAGCTCGACATGGGCATCCCGCAGATCCAGTCGACCCGCCGCTGGGACGATGACCGCGGCGAAACCACCATCCTCCGCACCAAGGAGAACGCCGACGATTACCGCTACTTCCCCTGCCCCGACCTGCTGCCGGTCCGCACCGCGCCGCTGTTGGAGAAGGTCCTTCCGCTGGTGCCGGAGCTGCCGCACCAGAAGGCCGCGCGTTTCGAAAGCGAGTATGGCGTGACGGCCTACGATGCCTCGGTGCTGTCCTCGGACAAGGATCTCGCCGTGTTCTTCGAGGAAGTCAGCGGCCATGGTGCCGGCGCCATCGCCGGCAAGAAGGTCGCGAACTTCATCATCAACAACCTCCTCGGCCTGCTCAACGAGCGCAGCATCGCCATCGCCGAATGCCCCGTTTCCACCGCGAAGATCCACGACCTGCTCGCGCTGGTCGAGGACGGCACGCTGGCCTCCAGCCAGGCCAAAGAGGTCTTCACCGTGCTCTTCGACAGCCCGGACGAGGCCCCGGCCGCGATCGCGAAGGAGCTCGGCTTCGAGCCGACCGACGCCGGTGAACTCGACACGCTCTGCGACCAGGTCATCGCCGCGAACCCGGAGAAGGTCGCCGAGATCAAGGGCGGCAACGACAAGCTGCTGAACTGGCTCACCGGCCAGGTCATGAAAGCCTCCTCCACCAAGCCCAACCCGAAACAGGTCACCGACCTGCTCAAGGCCAAGCTGGGCTGA
- a CDS encoding NADPH-dependent assimilatory sulfite reductase hemoprotein subunit: MSDKKLSANEGIKTRSNYLRGTIAEGIADLSTGSLSEDDQQLLKFHGSYQQDDRDLRPNRRKHRLEKAYSFMIRIRLPGGVATPAQWLATDDMAEHYANGTIKLTTRQAFQLHGIIKSNLKRTIQAMDKAAMDSIAACGDVNRNVMVNPNPYLSFVHAEALKKAHEVSNHLTPKTRAYHEIWLDGEKVQSTEEEIEPIYGKTYLPRKFKITFAVPPSNDVDIYANDLSFIAIVENDKLVGYNVAVGGGMGMTHGNEETFPRLADVIGFCTPDQVVDVAEKVVLVQRDYGDRTDRKHSRLKYTIQTHGVEWFKAQVDKYLGYHLAPARSFVFEDNGDRYGWVEDANGNFHLTLYISGGRVLDTPAYPMRTGLREIAKIHDGDFRLTANQNLIIANISPANRPAIEKLLEQYGIKDSHLKSALRLNSLACVALPTCGLSLAEAERYLPDVITQLEESLEENGLRHDAITIRMTGCPNGCARPYIAEIGFVGRSPGKYNVYLGGGHAGQRLSKLYRPEFPGTEIPQLLAPIFKHYAQERLEGERFGDFVIRAGYVAETKQGADFHANIGVTA, translated from the coding sequence ATGAGCGACAAGAAACTCTCCGCCAACGAAGGCATCAAGACCCGCAGCAACTACCTCCGCGGCACCATCGCCGAGGGCATCGCCGATCTTTCGACCGGCTCGCTCTCCGAGGATGACCAGCAGTTGCTCAAGTTCCACGGTTCCTACCAGCAGGACGACCGCGACCTGCGTCCGAACCGCCGCAAGCACCGTCTTGAGAAGGCCTACTCCTTCATGATCCGCATCCGCCTGCCCGGAGGTGTCGCCACCCCGGCCCAGTGGCTGGCCACGGACGACATGGCGGAGCACTACGCGAACGGCACCATCAAGCTCACCACCCGCCAGGCCTTCCAGCTCCACGGGATCATCAAGAGCAACCTGAAGCGCACCATCCAGGCGATGGACAAGGCGGCCATGGACTCGATCGCGGCCTGCGGCGACGTGAACCGCAACGTGATGGTGAACCCGAACCCCTACCTGTCCTTCGTCCACGCCGAGGCGCTGAAGAAGGCCCATGAGGTTTCGAACCACCTCACGCCGAAGACCCGCGCCTATCACGAGATCTGGCTCGATGGTGAGAAGGTCCAGTCCACGGAAGAAGAAATCGAGCCGATCTACGGCAAGACCTACCTGCCGCGCAAATTCAAGATCACCTTCGCGGTGCCGCCGTCCAACGATGTCGACATCTACGCGAACGACCTCTCGTTCATCGCCATCGTCGAGAACGACAAGCTCGTCGGCTACAACGTCGCCGTCGGCGGCGGCATGGGCATGACCCACGGCAACGAGGAAACCTTCCCGCGTCTCGCCGATGTCATCGGTTTCTGCACACCGGACCAGGTCGTGGATGTGGCCGAGAAGGTCGTGCTGGTGCAGCGCGATTACGGCGACCGCACGGACCGCAAGCACTCCCGCCTGAAGTACACCATCCAGACCCACGGCGTGGAATGGTTCAAGGCGCAGGTCGACAAGTACCTCGGCTACCACCTGGCCCCGGCGCGCTCGTTCGTGTTCGAGGACAACGGCGACCGCTACGGCTGGGTCGAGGATGCCAACGGCAACTTCCACCTCACGCTCTACATCTCCGGCGGCCGCGTGCTCGACACCCCCGCGTATCCGATGCGCACGGGCCTCCGCGAGATCGCGAAGATCCATGACGGCGACTTCCGCCTGACCGCGAACCAGAACCTGATCATCGCCAACATTTCGCCCGCGAACCGCCCGGCGATCGAGAAACTGCTGGAGCAGTATGGCATCAAGGACAGCCACCTGAAGAGCGCGCTGCGCCTCAACTCGCTGGCCTGCGTCGCCCTGCCGACCTGCGGCCTCTCGCTCGCGGAAGCGGAACGCTACCTGCCCGACGTCATCACCCAGCTTGAGGAAAGCCTCGAGGAAAACGGCCTGCGCCATGATGCGATCACCATCCGCATGACCGGCTGTCCAAACGGCTGTGCCCGGCCCTACATCGCCGAGATCGGCTTTGTCGGCCGCTCCCCCGGGAAATACAACGTGTATCTCGGGGGCGGCCACGCCGGCCAGCGCCTGTCGAAGCTCTACCGTCCGGAGTTCCCGGGCACGGAGATTCCGCAGCTCCTGGCTCCCATCTTCAAGCACTACGCGCAGGAACGTCTGGAAGGCGAACGCTTCGGCGACTTCGTCATCCGCGCCGGCTACGTGGCGGAAACAAAACAAGGTGCCGATTTCCACGCGAACATCGGCGTCACCGCATGA
- a CDS encoding phosphoadenylyl-sulfate reductase, with amino-acid sequence MTELSTSISEADALSAELAALKAGDRLKLLHERFGSRLVATTSFGIQAVVMLHLIHENAPEIPVVFIDTGYLFPETYQYIDEVTKRFPKLDLRVYQPTLTAARMEALYGKLWEQGKEGNDRYGIITKVEPMDRALKEIGGDVWISGVRRSQSSSRANRSFAEQQKKTLKVYPILDWADAQVNIYMNQHALPPHPLAEQGYVTMGDWHSTSPVVEGQDAESTRFNGEKYECGLHLDSGVSDFQI; translated from the coding sequence ATGACCGAACTTTCCACATCCATCTCTGAAGCGGACGCGCTCTCCGCTGAACTGGCAGCCTTGAAGGCGGGCGACCGCCTCAAGCTGCTGCACGAGCGCTTTGGCTCCCGGCTCGTCGCCACCACCAGCTTCGGCATCCAGGCGGTGGTGATGCTCCACCTGATCCACGAGAACGCCCCGGAAATCCCGGTGGTCTTCATCGACACCGGCTACCTGTTTCCGGAGACCTATCAGTACATCGACGAGGTCACGAAACGGTTCCCGAAGCTCGACCTCCGCGTCTATCAGCCCACCCTCACCGCCGCCCGCATGGAGGCGCTGTATGGCAAGCTGTGGGAGCAGGGGAAGGAAGGCAACGACCGCTACGGCATCATCACCAAGGTGGAGCCGATGGACCGCGCCCTGAAGGAAATCGGCGGCGATGTCTGGATCAGCGGCGTCCGCCGCAGCCAGTCCAGCTCCCGCGCGAACCGCTCCTTCGCCGAGCAGCAGAAGAAGACCCTGAAGGTCTACCCGATCCTCGATTGGGCGGACGCGCAGGTGAACATCTACATGAACCAGCACGCCCTGCCGCCGCACCCGCTGGCCGAGCAGGGGTATGTCACCATGGGCGACTGGCACTCCACCAGCCCCGTCGTGGAAGGGCAGGACGCCGAGTCCACCCGGTTCAACGGCGAGAAGTACGAGTGCGGATTGCATCTCGACTCCGGCGTCTCCGACTTCCAGATTTGA
- the aroC gene encoding chorismate synthase produces MSSSFGHSFRIHTFGESHGGGVGVIIDGCPPRVPLTEAHIQRELDRRRPGQSEIVTPRKEADTAEILSGTHDGVTLGTPIAIVVRNTDQRPSAYDEMAVKYRPSHADYTYDAKYGLRAPSGGGRASARETIGRVAAAAVATQVLQALHPGIEVLAWVKSIHNLNANVDPETVTFETIEGNIVRTGDPAMAEPMIERIKEVRGEGNSVGGVVECVIRGCPPGLGEPVFDKLEADLAKAMLSLPATKGFEVGSGFGGTLLTGREHNDPFRMIDGRVRTTSNRSGGIQGGISNGENIIFRVAFKPTATIMTSQETVTSSGENTELQGRGRHDACVLPRAVPMVEAMATLVLMDHLLRQRAQNGLPVLPEISHEDDFDPTESPSPIDPT; encoded by the coding sequence ATGTCGTCCAGCTTCGGCCACAGTTTCCGCATCCACACCTTCGGCGAGTCGCACGGCGGCGGCGTCGGGGTCATCATCGACGGCTGCCCGCCGCGCGTTCCGCTCACCGAAGCCCATATCCAGCGCGAACTCGACCGCCGCCGTCCCGGCCAGAGCGAGATCGTCACCCCGCGCAAGGAGGCGGACACCGCGGAGATTCTTTCCGGCACCCACGACGGTGTCACACTCGGCACCCCCATCGCCATCGTCGTGCGCAACACCGACCAGCGCCCGTCCGCCTACGACGAGATGGCGGTGAAGTACCGCCCGTCCCACGCCGACTACACCTACGATGCGAAATACGGCCTGCGCGCGCCCTCCGGCGGTGGCCGCGCCTCCGCCCGCGAAACCATCGGCCGCGTGGCCGCCGCCGCCGTGGCCACCCAGGTCCTGCAGGCCCTCCACCCCGGCATCGAGGTGCTGGCGTGGGTCAAGTCGATCCACAACCTCAACGCCAACGTCGACCCGGAGACGGTCACCTTTGAAACGATCGAAGGAAACATCGTGCGCACCGGCGATCCGGCCATGGCCGAGCCGATGATCGAGCGCATCAAGGAAGTCCGCGGCGAGGGCAACTCCGTCGGCGGCGTGGTCGAATGCGTGATCCGCGGCTGCCCGCCGGGGCTCGGCGAGCCGGTCTTCGACAAGCTGGAGGCCGATCTGGCGAAGGCGATGCTGTCCCTGCCCGCCACCAAGGGCTTTGAGGTCGGTTCCGGTTTCGGCGGCACCCTGCTCACCGGTCGCGAGCACAACGATCCCTTCCGGATGATCGATGGCCGGGTCCGCACCACCTCGAACCGCTCCGGCGGCATCCAGGGCGGCATTTCCAATGGCGAGAACATTATCTTCCGCGTGGCCTTCAAGCCGACCGCCACGATCATGACCTCCCAGGAAACCGTGACCTCCAGCGGCGAGAACACCGAGCTGCAGGGCCGCGGTCGCCACGATGCCTGCGTGCTGCCGCGCGCCGTGCCGATGGTCGAGGCCATGGCCACGCTGGTGCTGATGGACCACCTCCTGCGCCAGCGCGCCCAGAACGGCCTGCCGGTTCTTCCCGAGATCAGCCACGAAGACGATTTCGACCCGACCGAGTCTCCCTCGCCGATCGACCCCACCTGA
- a CDS encoding assimilatory sulfite reductase (NADPH) flavoprotein subunit, whose product MLPEHAPFTPDQRRALEAVLSGLDPVQRGWLSGFLAATGSSAAPAAAAPAAATKLTVLYGTESGNSEVLADRTAKEAKKRGFQATVKNMSDISAADVAKAGNLLVIVSTWGDGEPPESASTFYKEFMGGTLALKDVSYSVCALGDTSYDKFCQTGKDFDAKLESFGAKRVAPRTDCDVDYEENYSAWLNTALSAFAPSAPAPVTAAAPVAPGALVEYGKKNPFPSEVADSLILNGEGSSKETLHIELSLDGSGLVYEPGDALAVQPLNAPDVVQAVLQAAKLTGTESVEVKGEGSKLLADALREDYDITAVSRAVLTKLQAATGSEELAALLAEDAKDKLKDWNYGREIVDAIESFAPNGLSAAALTGILRKLPPRLYSIASSPLAHPGEVHLTVAAVRYQAHGKARKGVCSTYLTDLVKKGDNVRVFVQPNKHFRLPVSGETPVIMVGPGTGVAPFRAFVEHRSALGHPGKNWLFFGDQRYTYDFLYQLEWQDHLKSGVLSKLDVAFSRDQPEKIYVQQKMLEHAKELYAWLEEGAHFYVCGDASRMAHDVHEALLTIIEKQGHKSREDAEAYLEDLKKSKRYQRDVY is encoded by the coding sequence ATGCTCCCCGAGCACGCCCCATTCACTCCCGACCAACGACGCGCCCTTGAGGCGGTTCTCTCCGGCCTCGACCCCGTCCAGCGTGGTTGGCTCAGCGGCTTTCTGGCTGCCACCGGTTCCTCCGCCGCTCCTGCCGCGGCCGCCCCGGCTGCCGCCACGAAGCTGACGGTGCTCTACGGCACCGAGTCCGGTAACTCCGAAGTGCTCGCGGACCGCACCGCCAAGGAAGCCAAGAAGCGCGGCTTCCAGGCCACGGTGAAGAACATGTCCGACATCTCCGCCGCGGATGTGGCGAAGGCCGGCAACCTGCTGGTGATCGTCAGCACCTGGGGCGACGGCGAACCGCCGGAAAGCGCCTCCACGTTCTACAAGGAGTTCATGGGCGGAACGCTCGCGCTAAAGGACGTTTCCTACTCTGTATGCGCGCTGGGCGACACCAGCTACGACAAGTTCTGCCAGACCGGCAAGGACTTCGACGCCAAGCTCGAAAGCTTCGGCGCGAAGCGCGTGGCCCCGCGCACCGATTGCGATGTCGACTACGAGGAGAACTACTCCGCGTGGCTGAACACCGCCCTTTCCGCCTTCGCTCCGTCCGCCCCGGCTCCGGTGACGGCCGCCGCGCCTGTCGCTCCCGGCGCGCTGGTGGAATACGGCAAGAAGAACCCGTTCCCGTCCGAAGTGGCCGACAGCCTCATCCTGAACGGCGAGGGTTCTTCGAAGGAAACGCTGCACATCGAACTTTCGCTCGATGGCTCCGGCCTCGTCTATGAGCCCGGCGACGCGCTCGCCGTCCAGCCGCTCAACGCGCCGGACGTGGTGCAGGCCGTGCTCCAGGCCGCCAAGCTCACCGGCACCGAGTCGGTGGAAGTGAAGGGCGAGGGCAGCAAGCTGCTGGCCGATGCCCTCCGCGAGGACTACGACATCACCGCCGTGTCCCGCGCCGTGCTGACGAAGCTCCAGGCCGCCACCGGTTCCGAGGAACTGGCCGCCCTGCTCGCCGAGGACGCCAAGGACAAGCTCAAGGATTGGAACTACGGCCGCGAGATCGTGGACGCCATCGAATCCTTCGCGCCGAACGGGCTCTCCGCCGCCGCGCTGACGGGCATCCTCCGCAAGCTGCCGCCGCGCCTCTACTCGATCGCCTCCAGCCCGCTCGCCCATCCGGGTGAGGTCCACCTCACGGTGGCCGCGGTGCGCTACCAGGCCCACGGCAAGGCCCGCAAGGGCGTGTGTTCCACCTACCTCACGGACCTCGTGAAAAAGGGCGACAACGTCCGCGTCTTCGTCCAGCCGAACAAGCACTTCCGCCTCCCGGTCTCCGGCGAGACTCCGGTGATCATGGTCGGCCCGGGCACCGGCGTCGCCCCGTTCCGCGCCTTCGTCGAACACCGCTCCGCGCTCGGCCATCCGGGCAAGAACTGGCTGTTCTTCGGCGACCAGCGCTACACCTACGACTTCCTCTACCAGCTCGAGTGGCAGGATCACCTCAAGTCCGGGGTGCTCTCGAAGCTCGACGTCGCCTTCTCCCGCGACCAGCCCGAGAAGATCTACGTCCAGCAGAAGATGCTGGAGCACGCCAAGGAGCTCTACGCCTGGCTCGAGGAAGGTGCCCACTTCTACGTCTGCGGCGATGCCTCCCGCATGGCCCACGACGTCCACGAAGCCCTGCTCACCATCATTGAGAAACAGGGTCACAAGTCCCGCGAGGATGCCGAAGCCTACCTCGAAGACCTCAAGAAATCGAAGCGCTACCAGCGCGACGTTTACTGA
- the cysK gene encoding cysteine synthase A, translated as MPIADNLVATVGNTPLIRLNHLTKGLDAEVLVKAEFFNPLFSVKDRIGKAMIEAAERDGQLKPGGLIIEPTSGNTGIALAFVARAKGYRVILTMPESMSIERRVLLRLLGAEIVLTPRARGMAGAIAMAKKLIEETPGAFGPGQFDNPANVQVHRETTAEEIWRDTEGNIDVFVAGVGTGGTFTGVSEVIKSRRELKTFAVEPVGSPVITQFRKGEELKPGPHMIQGLAAGFIPKNLNVDLVDDTILVTNEDAIATAQALAQTEGIPAGISTGANVWAALQIAKRPEYAGKRIVTVAPSSTERYLSTPLAEKVREEVTNLPVQEI; from the coding sequence ATGCCCATCGCAGACAACCTCGTCGCCACCGTCGGCAATACTCCTCTCATCCGTCTCAACCACCTCACCAAGGGCCTCGACGCCGAGGTGCTGGTGAAGGCCGAGTTCTTCAACCCGCTCTTCAGCGTGAAGGACCGCATCGGCAAGGCGATGATCGAAGCCGCCGAGCGTGACGGCCAGCTCAAGCCGGGCGGCCTGATCATCGAGCCGACCTCCGGCAACACCGGCATCGCCCTCGCCTTCGTCGCCCGCGCCAAGGGCTACCGCGTGATCCTGACCATGCCAGAAAGCATGTCGATCGAGCGCCGCGTGCTGCTCCGCCTGCTCGGCGCGGAGATCGTCCTCACCCCGCGTGCCCGCGGCATGGCCGGTGCCATCGCCATGGCGAAGAAGCTCATCGAAGAGACCCCGGGTGCCTTTGGCCCGGGTCAGTTCGACAACCCGGCCAACGTCCAGGTTCACCGCGAGACCACCGCCGAGGAAATCTGGCGTGACACCGAAGGCAACATCGACGTCTTCGTCGCGGGTGTCGGCACCGGCGGCACCTTCACCGGTGTCTCCGAGGTCATCAAATCCCGCCGCGAGCTGAAGACCTTCGCCGTCGAGCCCGTCGGCAGCCCGGTCATCACCCAGTTCCGCAAGGGTGAGGAACTCAAGCCCGGCCCGCACATGATCCAGGGTCTCGCCGCCGGTTTCATCCCGAAGAACCTCAATGTCGATCTCGTGGACGACACCATCCTCGTCACCAACGAGGATGCCATCGCGACCGCCCAGGCGCTCGCGCAGACCGAAGGCATCCCGGCCGGCATCTCGACCGGTGCCAACGTCTGGGCCGCCCTGCAGATCGCCAAGCGTCCGGAATACGCTGGCAAGCGCATCGTCACCGTCGCCCCGTCCTCCACCGAGCGCTACCTCTCCACCCCGCTGGCCGAAAAGGTCCGCGAGGAGGTGACGAACCTCCCGGTCCAGGAAATCTGA
- a CDS encoding sialate O-acetylesterase: protein MIPRFFGPTALLLMALPVGAAVELPPLFQHGAVLQRDRPVPVWGRATPGSTVTAEFAGQKATATADPNGRWKLTLPAQAASAEGRTLTVTETGAAPVEVKDVLVGEVWLASGQSNMEFRVGQTRPEDQQLAASPTTATLRLFQVPHVVSPARQETVNAKWTPATPELVRGFSAVAYFFGRGVSEDLKVPVGLIESNWGGSRIEPWWAEEGLETIPEYADLVKRRHASLPGYPEYDRAFRGYLKVLRDWTTTTEQAMDAGKPLPDAPKPPALLNVGSGGETGTYQAMIHPLVPYALRGFLWYQGESNSGDGMAYTTKMQALIEGWRKQFANPDAPFLFVQIAPYGYGPDRVNSLPQLWVAQQAVLSKIPHTGMAVTNDVGNAKDIHPTNKSDVAHRLLQWALADVYGKKDVVRSGPLYASAKVEGDSIRVNFSETGSGLTTRDGKDPGWFEIAGEDGNFVQATAKIAPDGKSVLVKAGQIPNPVQVRFAWSQVAEPNLMNKEKLPAGGFHSHWPVDPTLGLLVSSGRPYQSSDANNKGWNSGLTDGTWGNSAGTCYATNESPKFPKTVTIDLGSTQPVQAIRYGVPNIGATNTVTVSISTDGKNFTEVGRNSFVPKTASTSTARFTIADARYVRATFIDHHPQQDGYDPNFAFLSELEVYSPVGR, encoded by the coding sequence ATGATCCCTCGATTTTTTGGCCCGACCGCCCTGCTGCTGATGGCCCTGCCCGTAGGGGCGGCCGTGGAATTGCCCCCGCTGTTTCAACACGGAGCCGTCCTCCAGCGCGACCGGCCGGTGCCGGTGTGGGGCCGGGCGACTCCCGGCTCCACGGTGACCGCCGAGTTCGCCGGGCAAAAGGCCACGGCAACCGCTGATCCGAACGGCCGTTGGAAACTCACCCTCCCCGCCCAGGCCGCCAGTGCCGAGGGCCGGACGCTCACGGTGACCGAAACCGGGGCCGCCCCGGTGGAAGTGAAAGATGTGCTGGTCGGTGAGGTTTGGCTGGCGAGCGGCCAGTCGAACATGGAGTTCCGGGTCGGCCAAACCCGACCGGAGGACCAGCAACTCGCCGCCTCCCCGACCACCGCCACGCTGCGGCTGTTCCAGGTCCCGCACGTCGTCTCCCCGGCCCGCCAGGAAACGGTGAATGCCAAGTGGACCCCGGCCACCCCGGAACTCGTGAGGGGCTTTTCCGCCGTCGCCTACTTCTTCGGCCGCGGGGTTTCCGAGGACCTCAAGGTGCCCGTGGGCCTGATCGAGAGCAACTGGGGTGGTTCGCGGATCGAGCCGTGGTGGGCCGAGGAAGGCCTCGAAACCATCCCGGAATACGCCGATCTGGTGAAACGCCGCCACGCCTCGCTGCCCGGCTACCCGGAGTATGACCGGGCATTTCGCGGTTACCTGAAGGTCCTGCGCGATTGGACGACCACCACCGAACAGGCCATGGACGCCGGGAAGCCGCTGCCGGACGCGCCGAAGCCCCCCGCCCTGCTCAATGTCGGCTCCGGCGGTGAAACCGGCACCTATCAGGCGATGATCCACCCGCTGGTCCCCTACGCCCTGCGCGGCTTCCTGTGGTACCAGGGCGAGTCCAACAGCGGCGACGGCATGGCCTACACCACCAAGATGCAGGCACTGATCGAGGGTTGGCGGAAACAGTTCGCCAATCCGGACGCCCCCTTCCTCTTCGTCCAGATCGCTCCCTATGGCTACGGCCCCGACCGCGTGAACTCCCTGCCCCAGCTCTGGGTGGCGCAGCAGGCGGTGCTGTCCAAGATCCCGCACACCGGCATGGCGGTGACCAATGACGTGGGCAACGCCAAGGACATCCACCCCACCAACAAGTCCGACGTCGCCCACCGCCTGCTCCAGTGGGCGCTGGCGGATGTGTATGGCAAGAAGGATGTGGTCCGCTCCGGTCCGCTCTATGCCAGCGCGAAAGTCGAAGGCGACTCCATCCGGGTCAACTTCAGCGAAACCGGCTCCGGCCTCACCACCCGCGATGGCAAGGACCCGGGTTGGTTCGAGATCGCGGGCGAGGATGGCAATTTCGTGCAGGCCACGGCGAAGATCGCGCCGGATGGCAAGTCGGTGCTGGTGAAGGCCGGCCAGATTCCGAATCCGGTCCAGGTCCGCTTCGCGTGGTCGCAGGTCGCCGAGCCGAACCTGATGAACAAGGAGAAGCTCCCCGCGGGCGGCTTCCACAGTCATTGGCCGGTCGATCCCACGCTCGGGCTGCTGGTTTCCTCAGGCCGCCCCTATCAGTCCAGCGATGCCAACAACAAGGGCTGGAACTCCGGCCTGACCGATGGCACCTGGGGCAACTCCGCGGGCACCTGCTACGCGACCAACGAGTCGCCGAAGTTCCCCAAGACCGTAACCATCGACCTCGGTTCCACGCAGCCGGTGCAGGCGATCCGCTACGGCGTGCCGAACATCGGGGCGACGAACACGGTGACGGTTTCGATCAGCACCGATGGCAAGAACTTCACGGAGGTGGGGCGGAACAGCTTCGTGCCGAAGACCGCGTCGACCTCCACCGCCCGCTTCACCATCGCCGATGCGCGCTACGTCCGCGCGACTTTCATCGACCACCATCCGCAGCAGGATGGATACGATCCAAACTTCGCTTTCCTCTCCGAGCTGGAAGTTTATAGTCCGGTAGGACGTTGA
- a CDS encoding SMI1/KNR4 family protein — MSHNHSHTSAFARLQAVIESDPDAVDRGIGVSPELVARAEAHLGVSFTESLKQYASIWGTLAFGPLEYYGVVSSDFIDSRVPDGVWFTARKRRELDLPANLFVIFNNEGDEFHCVDLETDEIKVWDTAQREIVAVKAANLFEYILEETEDFR; from the coding sequence ATGAGCCACAACCACTCTCACACCAGTGCATTCGCACGGCTCCAAGCCGTGATCGAAAGTGATCCGGATGCGGTCGACCGCGGCATCGGCGTGTCCCCCGAACTAGTGGCTCGTGCGGAAGCGCATCTGGGCGTCTCGTTCACGGAGTCCTTGAAGCAATACGCCAGCATCTGGGGAACGCTGGCATTCGGCCCCTTGGAGTATTACGGGGTCGTTTCGAGCGACTTCATCGACAGCCGTGTGCCCGATGGCGTGTGGTTCACCGCCAGAAAAAGGAGAGAACTGGATCTGCCCGCGAACCTCTTCGTGATCTTCAATAACGAAGGCGACGAGTTCCACTGTGTGGATCTGGAGACGGACGAGATCAAGGTCTGGGACACCGCCCAGCGGGAGATCGTCGCGGTCAAGGCCGCCAATCTCTTCGAATACATCCTCGAGGAGACCGAGGACTTCAGGTGA